The following are encoded together in the Paludisphaera mucosa genome:
- a CDS encoding DNA polymerase — protein sequence MIEIVLGTHRCPFRDWTPEQGRVFGGLFAYDVETTRFDDRVYLTPSLVLATACDGGRGCFVPRDLVPAFFAAHAGQGFIAHNAAFDLKVTQAVLGDRLDLYDLVDEGKIWDTLILKRLLSLATAGHTARNECGLDDCAKAHLGLELPKDVKDADGCDVRTGFGRYLGRPSREIPEEHLRYAAGDSLATWHLFWELNRLIKVVLQDASGVWGYVDDAWLRDAIRRFGPLTHHIQLRASIVTDVLSATGVALDAARGAEKLARVREVMDGAKERMRRGGYLVDQPGNVKAMQSILARFRREHPGAELCLTESGERFSTTAEDLAGLAADDDFFADYAAYREAEKLVSTFLAKMGQPRIYPKFSFLMETGRTSCSGFNLQNLPRAKGGEGVADTIRGCFVPGEGMVFIGSDYSQIELVILGYALDRQFGLGTSLRDLVNEGDVHRLIAAVVLGKEPGEVARPERDSAKPVSFGRPGGMGAERLRRVAKASYGKDLTLEEVQGRIDAYHKLCPELDAYLEDEVDGSRVLAEALDLTPARYREALGGYYARDDPENFTPQGWVAGMLLKVLRDPDPTTKGPAARPYREDEKAALWELAQPLSALLEPKLREKLEGRRPHKLLWEAVRRWAGRRPVFTVTGRLRAHATFSSSRNCVFQGAAADGAILGLWKVWRAGHELAGFVHDEVVSRSPADDRVPDRAAEIQGLMKQGMLTIAPGMVVKVETVVTRSLNKADLDPRYLPEAPVEGPAVATAPAGRAPGADVSGRGTGSPATSP from the coding sequence ATGATCGAGATCGTCCTCGGCACCCATCGATGCCCGTTCCGCGACTGGACGCCGGAGCAGGGCCGCGTCTTCGGCGGCCTCTTCGCCTACGACGTCGAGACGACCCGGTTCGACGACCGCGTTTACCTGACGCCGTCGCTCGTCCTGGCCACCGCCTGCGACGGCGGGCGGGGTTGCTTCGTCCCCCGCGACCTGGTCCCGGCGTTCTTCGCCGCCCACGCCGGTCAGGGCTTCATCGCACACAACGCCGCCTTCGACCTGAAGGTCACCCAGGCCGTCCTGGGCGACCGGCTCGACCTTTACGACCTCGTCGACGAGGGCAAGATCTGGGACACGCTGATCCTGAAGCGGCTCCTGTCCCTGGCCACCGCCGGCCACACCGCCCGCAACGAGTGCGGCCTGGACGACTGCGCAAAGGCCCACCTCGGCCTGGAGCTGCCCAAGGACGTCAAGGACGCCGACGGCTGCGACGTCCGCACCGGCTTCGGCCGCTATCTGGGCCGGCCGTCCCGCGAGATCCCCGAGGAGCACCTCCGCTACGCCGCCGGCGACTCGCTGGCGACCTGGCACCTGTTCTGGGAGCTGAACCGGCTGATCAAGGTCGTCCTGCAGGACGCCTCCGGGGTCTGGGGCTACGTCGACGACGCCTGGCTGCGGGACGCGATCCGCCGCTTCGGCCCCCTGACGCACCACATCCAGCTCCGCGCCAGCATCGTCACCGACGTCCTCAGCGCCACCGGCGTCGCCCTCGACGCCGCCCGCGGGGCCGAGAAGCTCGCGAGGGTGCGCGAGGTGATGGACGGGGCCAAGGAGCGCATGCGCCGGGGGGGCTACCTCGTCGACCAGCCGGGCAACGTCAAGGCGATGCAATCGATCCTGGCGCGGTTCCGCCGCGAGCACCCGGGGGCGGAGCTGTGCCTGACCGAGTCGGGCGAGAGGTTCTCGACGACCGCGGAGGACCTGGCCGGGCTCGCCGCCGACGACGACTTCTTCGCCGACTACGCCGCCTACCGCGAGGCCGAGAAGCTCGTCTCGACCTTCCTGGCGAAGATGGGCCAGCCCCGGATCTACCCGAAGTTCAGCTTCCTGATGGAGACGGGGCGGACCAGCTGCTCGGGCTTCAACCTGCAGAACCTGCCGAGGGCCAAGGGCGGCGAGGGCGTCGCCGACACCATCCGCGGCTGCTTCGTGCCCGGCGAGGGCATGGTCTTCATCGGCAGCGACTACTCGCAGATCGAGCTGGTCATCCTCGGCTACGCCCTCGACCGCCAGTTCGGGCTGGGAACCTCGCTCCGCGACCTGGTCAACGAGGGCGACGTGCACCGGTTGATCGCCGCCGTCGTCCTGGGCAAGGAGCCCGGCGAGGTCGCCAGGCCCGAGCGGGACAGCGCCAAGCCGGTCTCCTTCGGCCGGCCCGGCGGCATGGGGGCGGAGAGGCTTCGCCGGGTCGCCAAGGCGAGCTACGGCAAGGACCTGACCCTCGAGGAGGTGCAGGGACGGATCGACGCCTATCACAAGCTCTGCCCCGAGCTGGACGCTTACCTGGAAGACGAGGTCGACGGCTCGCGGGTCCTGGCCGAGGCCCTGGACTTGACTCCGGCCCGATACCGCGAAGCCCTCGGCGGTTATTACGCCCGCGACGACCCCGAGAACTTCACGCCGCAAGGATGGGTGGCGGGCATGCTCCTGAAGGTGCTCCGCGACCCCGACCCGACCACGAAAGGGCCGGCGGCGCGGCCTTACAGGGAGGACGAAAAGGCCGCTCTCTGGGAGCTGGCCCAGCCGCTCTCGGCGCTGCTCGAGCCGAAACTACGCGAGAAGCTCGAAGGTCGCCGCCCGCATAAGCTCCTCTGGGAGGCCGTCCGCCGCTGGGCCGGCCGCCGCCCGGTGTTCACGGTCACGGGCCGGCTCCGCGCCCACGCCACGTTCAGCAGCAGCCGCAACTGCGTCTTCCAGGGCGCCGCGGCCGACGGGGCGATCCTCGGCTTGTGGAAAGTCTGGCGCGCCGGCCACGAGCTCGCGGGTTTCGTGCACGACGAGGTCGTGAGCAGGTCGCCCGCCGACGACCGGGTCCCCGATCGCGCGGCCGAGATCCAGGGCTTGATGAAGCAGGGCATGTTGACGATCGCGCCCGGCATGGTCGTCAAGGTCGAGACGGTCGTCACGCGGTCGCTGAACAAGGCGGACCTGGACCCCCGCTACCTCCCCGAGGCCCCTGTGGAGGGGCCGGCGGTCGCGACGGCGCCGGCCGGTCGCGCACCGGGTGCCGACGTCTCGGGGCGAGGGACGGGATCGCCCGCGACGTCACCCTGA
- a CDS encoding IS4 family transposase: protein MFNYAQGRLRHQIDLLRQQFVQEGGLPFADVLSASGLEEALREIEATWNDRIYAPLVTLWVFIGQVLNADQSCRAAVARLIAHRVSQGLEPCSSETGAYCQARKRLPERFFAAVARLVGRNLDARVDPQWLWKGRRVCLFDGSTVSMPDTPENRREYPLAYNQVPGTSFAPARIGAIISLSCGAILDLGVCRYAGKGQGEVSLLRQLWDVLRPGDVLLGDRLMSGWVGMYLLKQRGVDTVSRLSAHRRADFRKGTRLGKDDHVVVWKKPSSIRSVDRATYNALPEAITVREVRFRVVQPGFRTRSVVVVTTILDPGLASAEELASLYRARWNNELDLRSIKITLQMDVLRCKTPELVRKEIWAHVLAYNLIRTVMAQAATIENVEPRSISFKATLQVLEAFRPLIAYRAHSGADDQEELYEQLLGAIAVHRVADRPDRFEPRMTRKGPRGYEELKRPRREIKLHMLKRASKI from the coding sequence ATGTTCAACTACGCGCAGGGACGTCTTCGGCATCAGATCGACCTCCTCCGCCAACAGTTCGTCCAGGAAGGCGGACTCCCCTTCGCCGACGTCCTATCCGCCAGCGGCCTCGAGGAGGCCCTCCGTGAGATCGAGGCGACCTGGAATGACCGCATCTACGCCCCGTTGGTAACCCTCTGGGTGTTCATCGGACAGGTGCTCAACGCCGACCAGTCCTGCCGCGCCGCCGTCGCGCGGCTGATCGCCCACCGGGTCTCACAGGGGCTCGAGCCGTGCAGCTCCGAGACGGGGGCGTATTGCCAGGCGCGGAAGCGCCTGCCCGAGCGGTTCTTCGCCGCCGTGGCCCGCCTCGTGGGGCGGAACCTGGACGCGCGAGTCGACCCGCAGTGGCTTTGGAAGGGCCGCCGCGTCTGCCTGTTCGACGGCTCGACGGTCTCCATGCCCGACACCCCGGAGAACCGCCGGGAATACCCTCTGGCCTACAACCAAGTGCCCGGGACGAGCTTCGCCCCCGCCCGGATCGGGGCGATCATCTCGCTGTCCTGCGGCGCGATCCTCGACCTGGGCGTCTGCCGCTACGCCGGCAAGGGCCAGGGCGAGGTCAGCCTGCTGCGCCAGCTGTGGGACGTGCTCCGCCCCGGCGACGTGCTGCTGGGCGACCGCCTGATGTCGGGCTGGGTCGGAATGTACCTGCTCAAGCAACGCGGGGTCGACACCGTCAGCCGCCTGTCGGCGCACCGCCGGGCCGACTTCCGCAAGGGGACCCGCCTGGGCAAGGACGATCACGTGGTCGTGTGGAAGAAGCCGTCGTCGATCCGCTCGGTGGACCGGGCGACGTACAACGCGCTGCCCGAGGCGATCACCGTCCGCGAGGTTCGCTTCCGCGTAGTGCAGCCCGGGTTCCGGACGCGGTCGGTCGTCGTCGTGACGACCATCCTGGACCCCGGGCTGGCGAGTGCGGAGGAGCTGGCTTCGCTCTACCGGGCCAGGTGGAACAACGAGTTGGATTTGCGTTCGATCAAAATCACCTTGCAGATGGATGTTTTGCGGTGCAAGACGCCGGAGCTGGTGCGCAAGGAGATCTGGGCCCACGTCCTGGCGTACAACCTGATCCGCACGGTGATGGCACAGGCGGCGACCATCGAAAATGTGGAACCTCGCTCGATCAGCTTCAAAGCGACGCTCCAGGTTCTCGAAGCGTTCCGGCCGCTGATCGCCTACCGGGCGCACAGCGGTGCGGACGACCAAGAGGAACTCTACGAGCAACTGCTCGGGGCCATCGCCGTGCATCGCGTGGCCGACCGGCCCGACCGGTTCGAGCCCCGCATGACCAGGAAGGGGCCGAGAGGGTATGAGGAATTGAAGCGGCCGCGAAGGGAGATCAAACTCCATATGCTCAAACGAGCTAGCAAAATCTAA
- a CDS encoding MerR family transcriptional regulator, producing MRRTDNLSTIGPVASRLGVSRWRLAYWIERGDVPGPSLQVPGRRLFSEIDVERIRRAIAGRATAPPADS from the coding sequence ATGCGTCGGACGGACAATCTCTCGACGATCGGCCCGGTCGCCTCCCGGCTGGGGGTTTCCCGATGGCGGTTGGCCTACTGGATCGAACGAGGCGACGTCCCGGGCCCATCCCTCCAGGTGCCCGGCCGCCGCCTCTTCAGCGAGATCGACGTCGAACGGATCCGCCGGGCGATCGCCGGGAGGGCGACGGCCCCCCCGGCGGACTCCTGA
- a CDS encoding transposase produces the protein MRRGDDDLACHDRQGAGKAIKGACCRLLRRPPYSPDFNPIEQTFAKLKRLFREADEITESAAASIPDSTGRSSAEGQHPQDFDRSVQPELPP, from the coding sequence GTGCGACGTGGTGACGACGACCTCGCTTGCCACGATCGGCAAGGAGCCGGCAAGGCGATAAAGGGGGCGTGCTGCCGGCTGCTGCGCCGGCCGCCTTATAGCCCCGATTTCAACCCAATCGAGCAGACCTTTGCCAAGCTCAAGAGGCTCTTCCGCGAGGCTGACGAGATCACCGAGTCCGCGGCCGCCTCGATCCCCGACTCGACCGGGAGGTCTTCGGCCGAGGGGCAACACCCTCAGGACTTCGATCGATCGGTTCAGCCCGAGCTTCCGCCTTGA
- a CDS encoding tyrosine-type recombinase/integrase, with protein MGRVSYYLRNGSWHIYYRDGERQVRRRVAPTEEEAARIAAQVNSQLLSAAPTLLAFTPLGVAELRRRFLDHHELVQRSSLATLSRYRAATRYLEDYAAGLSPAAAMAHELRPQAFVAHLRSLSVAPNGHPNTARRPLRDKGVRYILECCRSMYGFAARMRHLPPYAGNPFAELRLDRMKLEDAKPVFVFDEAAELAFFRAADDWAFAVHFTLAKTGMRPGELAHLLVEDVDLDAGWLHVRNRPALGWRIKTGKDRSLPLIEELVEVLRRVIGARPAGPIFLRRRYDPGSSPAGASDQSALVRLLEKRAAAEADLAGRALTRAERARVARGVWRDAGAIDPDQARTAFLQTTRAMGLAGATCPKSWRHTFATLLQDANVDPLIRQVTLGHQPGSPGSGALGMTGVYTHSRPETQRREILRALRLWPLSLQHARDRARVG; from the coding sequence GTGGGTCGCGTCTCGTATTACCTTCGCAACGGCTCCTGGCACATCTACTACCGCGACGGCGAACGCCAGGTCCGACGCCGCGTCGCCCCGACCGAGGAAGAAGCCGCGCGGATCGCCGCCCAGGTCAACTCCCAGCTGCTCTCCGCGGCCCCGACCCTGCTCGCCTTCACGCCCCTCGGGGTCGCCGAGCTGCGTCGCCGGTTCCTCGACCATCACGAGCTGGTCCAGCGGTCCTCCCTGGCCACCCTCAGCCGCTACCGGGCCGCCACGCGATACCTGGAAGACTACGCCGCCGGCCTCTCCCCGGCCGCCGCCATGGCCCACGAGCTGCGGCCCCAGGCCTTCGTCGCCCACCTCCGCTCGCTCTCGGTCGCCCCCAACGGGCACCCGAACACGGCCCGGCGGCCGCTCCGCGACAAGGGGGTCCGCTACATCCTGGAATGCTGCCGCTCGATGTACGGCTTCGCCGCGAGGATGCGCCACCTGCCCCCCTACGCCGGCAACCCCTTCGCCGAGCTCAGGCTCGACCGGATGAAGCTCGAGGACGCCAAGCCGGTCTTCGTCTTCGACGAAGCCGCCGAGCTGGCCTTCTTCCGGGCCGCCGACGACTGGGCGTTCGCGGTCCACTTCACGCTGGCCAAGACCGGGATGAGGCCCGGCGAGCTGGCCCACCTGCTGGTCGAGGACGTCGACCTCGACGCGGGCTGGCTGCACGTTCGAAACCGGCCTGCGTTGGGCTGGCGGATCAAGACGGGCAAGGACCGCTCCCTCCCCCTGATCGAGGAGCTGGTCGAGGTGCTGAGGCGCGTGATCGGGGCTCGTCCGGCCGGGCCGATCTTCCTGCGGCGGCGGTACGACCCCGGCTCCTCGCCGGCGGGGGCGTCGGACCAGTCGGCTTTGGTCCGGCTCCTCGAGAAGAGGGCCGCAGCGGAAGCCGATCTAGCGGGACGCGCGTTGACGCGGGCCGAGCGGGCCCGGGTCGCGCGCGGCGTCTGGCGGGACGCCGGCGCCATCGACCCGGACCAGGCCCGCACGGCGTTCCTTCAGACGACAAGGGCGATGGGGCTCGCCGGGGCGACCTGCCCGAAGAGCTGGAGGCACACCTTCGCCACGCTGCTGCAGGACGCCAACGTCGACCCGCTGATCAGGCAGGTGACCCTGGGCCATCAGCCCGGCTCGCCGGGCTCGGGGGCGCTGGGGATGACGGGGGTCTACACCCACTCGCGCCCCGAGACGCAGCGTCGCGAGATCCTCCGCGCCCTGCGGCTCTGGCCGCTGTCGCTGCAACACGCGCGTGACCGGGCCCGGGTCGGATAG
- a CDS encoding IS630 transposase-related protein has translation MKAYSTDLRERVVAACDAGDATREQVAARFSVSVAWIRKLIRQRRETGSIAPKPRGGGRAPAFDADAALRLREAVRADDDATLQQLARAAGVACCSSAVHRALVRLGITRKKSRGGRPSRTAPG, from the coding sequence ATGAAAGCCTACTCGACCGACCTCCGCGAGCGGGTGGTCGCGGCGTGCGACGCCGGCGACGCCACCCGCGAGCAGGTCGCCGCCCGCTTCTCGGTGAGCGTCGCGTGGATCCGCAAGCTGATCCGCCAGCGTCGCGAGACCGGCTCGATCGCCCCCAAGCCTCGCGGCGGCGGGCGGGCGCCGGCCTTCGACGCCGACGCCGCCCTGCGGCTCCGAGAGGCGGTCCGGGCCGACGACGACGCCACGCTGCAGCAGTTGGCCCGCGCCGCCGGCGTGGCGTGCTGCAGCTCGGCCGTGCACCGGGCGCTCGTCCGCCTGGGGATCACTCGCAAAAAAAGTCGCGGCGGGCGGCCGAGCAGGACCGCCCCGGGCTGA
- a CDS encoding IS630 family transposase produces MLQLGRAPGARPPGDHSQKKSRRAAEQDRPGLKAERAAWRDEFATLDPTRLVFVDETGSSTAMDRTHGRSPSGVRVDGPVPHGHWKVVTLTAAVRLGGVGACLAFDGATDSAAFETYVERCLAPTLRPGDVVILDNLSCHKTAEAARLIAAAGAELRFLPPYSPDLNPIERMFSKVKAWLRSAKARTIGGLIEAMGDALRAVRPADVLGWFRHSGYQPRRSSDTPDEKPL; encoded by the coding sequence GTGCTGCAGCTCGGCCGTGCACCGGGCGCTCGTCCGCCTGGGGATCACTCGCAAAAAAAGTCGCGGCGGGCGGCCGAGCAGGACCGCCCCGGGCTGAAGGCCGAGCGTGCCGCCTGGCGCGACGAGTTCGCGACGCTCGACCCGACCCGGCTGGTCTTCGTCGACGAGACGGGCTCGAGCACGGCGATGGATCGGACGCACGGCCGCTCGCCCAGCGGCGTGCGCGTCGACGGCCCGGTCCCGCACGGCCACTGGAAGGTCGTCACGCTCACGGCGGCCGTCCGGCTGGGGGGCGTCGGGGCCTGCCTGGCGTTCGACGGGGCGACAGACTCGGCCGCCTTCGAGACCTACGTCGAGCGATGCTTGGCGCCGACGCTGAGGCCCGGAGACGTCGTGATCCTCGACAACCTGTCATGCCACAAGACGGCCGAGGCGGCCCGTCTCATCGCCGCCGCCGGGGCCGAACTGCGGTTCCTGCCGCCGTACAGCCCCGACCTCAACCCGATCGAGCGGATGTTCTCGAAGGTCAAGGCCTGGCTCCGATCGGCCAAGGCCCGGACGATCGGCGGCCTGATCGAGGCGATGGGCGACGCCCTGCGGGCCGTCCGTCCCGCCGACGTGCTGGGCTGGTTCCGCCATAGCGGATATCAGCCCCGCCGATCAAGCGATACACCCGACGAGAAACCGCTCTAG
- a CDS encoding IS4 family transposase, which produces MRLPSNGHLRHQVDALRRQFLQEGGLPFTDVLTADCLQEALREIKATWKDRIYTPLVTLWVFLGQALNADHSCRAAVARLVADRAARGLPPCSSETGAYCQARKRLPEGFFSAVARRVGQSLDARVDRRWLWKGRRVCLFDGSTVSMPDTAENRREYPLAYNQVPGTSFAPARIGAIISLSCGAILDLGVCRYAGKGQGEVSLLRRLWDVLRPGDVLLGDRLMSGWVGMHLLKERGVDTVSRLSAHRRADFRKGARLGKDDHLVVWKKPTSIRSVDRKTYNELPGSITVRETRFRVVQPGFRTRSIVVVTTLLDPAQASREELAGLYRARWNNELDLRSIKITLQMDRLRCKTPELVRKEIWAHVLAYNLIRTVMAQAAAGVGVAPRSISFKASLQVLEAFRPQLADPAGRGAGRLAALYERLLRAIAVHRVGDRPDRFEPRMTKKGPRGYEELKRPRKEIKLQILKRASKI; this is translated from the coding sequence ATGCGACTACCCTCCAACGGTCACCTCCGCCATCAGGTCGACGCCCTTCGCCGCCAGTTCCTCCAGGAGGGCGGCCTCCCGTTCACCGACGTCCTCACCGCCGACTGCCTCCAAGAGGCCCTCCGCGAGATCAAGGCGACTTGGAAGGACCGGATCTACACCCCGCTGGTGACGCTCTGGGTCTTCCTCGGCCAGGCCCTCAACGCCGACCACTCCTGCCGCGCCGCCGTCGCGCGGCTGGTCGCCGATCGCGCCGCGCGGGGGTTGCCGCCCTGCAGCTCCGAGACCGGGGCGTACTGCCAGGCGAGGAAGCGACTGCCCGAGGGCTTCTTCTCCGCCGTGGCCCGCCGGGTAGGGCAGTCGCTGGACGCCCGGGTCGATCGGCGGTGGCTCTGGAAGGGCCGCCGCGTCTGCCTCTTCGACGGCTCGACGGTCTCCATGCCCGACACGGCGGAGAACCGCCGCGAGTACCCTCTGGCCTACAACCAGGTCCCCGGGACGAGCTTCGCCCCGGCTCGCATCGGGGCGATCATCTCGCTGTCCTGCGGCGCGATCCTCGACCTGGGCGTCTGCCGCTATGCCGGCAAGGGCCAGGGCGAGGTCAGCCTGCTGCGGCGCCTGTGGGACGTGCTCCGCCCCGGCGACGTGCTGCTGGGCGACCGCCTGATGTCGGGCTGGGTCGGCATGCACTTGCTGAAGGAACGCGGGGTGGACACCGTCAGCCGCCTCTCGGCTCATCGCCGGGCCGACTTCCGCAAGGGGGCCCGCCTGGGCAAGGACGACCACCTAGTCGTCTGGAAGAAGCCGACCTCGATCCGCTCGGTGGACCGGAAGACCTACAACGAGCTGCCCGGCTCGATCACCGTGCGCGAGACCCGCTTCCGCGTCGTTCAGCCGGGGTTCCGGACGCGGTCGATCGTGGTGGTGACGACATTGCTGGACCCGGCGCAGGCGAGCCGGGAGGAACTGGCCGGGCTGTACCGGGCCCGGTGGAATAACGAGCTCGACCTGAGGTCGATCAAGATCACGCTCCAGATGGACAGGTTGCGCTGCAAGACCCCGGAACTTGTTCGCAAGGAGATCTGGGCCCACGTCCTGGCGTACAACCTGATCCGCACGGTCATGGCCCAGGCGGCGGCCGGCGTGGGGGTGGCGCCGCGTTCGATCAGCTTCAAGGCGTCGCTGCAGGTGCTGGAGGCGTTCCGGCCGCAGCTCGCCGACCCGGCCGGCCGCGGCGCGGGCCGGCTTGCGGCGCTCTACGAGCGATTGCTGCGGGCCATCGCCGTGCACCGGGTCGGCGACCGACCCGACCGGTTCGAGCCCCGCATGACCAAGAAGGGGCCGAGGGGGTATGAAGAGCTGAAGCGACCGCGGAAGGAGATCAAGCTCCAGATCCTCAAACGAGCTAGCAAAATCTAA
- a CDS encoding IS5 family transposase, with product MRKPYPSDLTDEQWAILEPMIPINTDGRPRVVDIREVVNAVLYLDRSGCQWDMLPHDLPAKSTVYDHFARWRDDGTWRRIQEALRRKVREAAGRDPAPKVGCIDSQTVKGTEVGGSRGYDGGRKLRGRKRHIVVDSMGLLLVVLVSAANLDDGTWASHVLARLTAGQCTRLEAVRGDAKYRNHSLDAWLADGRKVGAYVVEVAERPPGSVGFVHVEKRWVVEIV from the coding sequence ATGCGCAAGCCCTATCCTTCGGATTTGACCGACGAGCAATGGGCGATCCTTGAGCCCATGATCCCGATCAATACGGACGGTCGGCCGCGGGTCGTCGACATTCGAGAGGTGGTCAACGCCGTCCTCTACCTGGACCGCTCGGGATGCCAGTGGGACATGCTGCCGCACGACCTGCCGGCGAAGAGCACGGTCTACGATCACTTCGCGCGGTGGCGCGACGACGGCACCTGGCGGCGGATCCAGGAGGCCCTGCGTCGCAAGGTCCGCGAGGCGGCCGGTCGCGACCCCGCGCCGAAGGTCGGCTGCATCGACAGCCAGACCGTGAAGGGGACGGAGGTCGGCGGCTCGCGGGGCTACGACGGCGGCAGGAAGCTGCGGGGCCGGAAACGCCACATCGTCGTGGATTCCATGGGCTTGCTGCTGGTCGTGCTGGTCTCGGCGGCGAACCTCGACGACGGGACGTGGGCGTCGCACGTCCTGGCCCGCCTGACCGCCGGGCAGTGCACGCGGCTGGAGGCCGTCCGGGGCGACGCCAAGTACCGCAACCACTCGCTCGACGCCTGGCTGGCCGACGGGCGGAAGGTCGGGGCCTACGTCGTGGAGGTCGCCGAGCGGCCGCCCGGCTCGGTCGGGTTCGTCCACGTCGAGAAGCGATGGGTCGTCGAGATAGTCTGA
- a CDS encoding recombinase family protein, whose translation MSGRLDPPLAPRSGQVLRVLMVCRISTEQQDVKSLADQEAMLRDHLAAAYEGRVDVKVIASRGSGQHLDRVELLEIERLIEGRGFDLVVAEDLARICRRAHAYEICELAQDHGARLIAVNDFVDTARDDWHLGAFFNVFRHEASCRDTSRRIRRSLRNRFAQGGVVQTLVYGYIKPPGAASDADVVKAPEAEAIYDEWFRLLEGGATYAEVADWLNGLGVRPGPACRSATWNIARVRGATLNPILKGERVRNRMIAKRTNKTGRSHNVPAPPEDLLVRHVPHLAFIDPDRYDRVVALIKRRTAKYKAKGLDARKGVSRKRTAFPGQHLTCGICGRLCYYGGHGRADHLICSGARDHRCWNGATVGAGLAARMIARAVLAGVEGMCDFDAALRSELEREVELVEAEQGRTAAGLRRDAAEAARQVDNVVAAMTAAGPSAALVEKLHELEAERERLDFELAELARTPAEPLVLPTKERLRALAGEAFEGLLTDSQEAARLARRLLPRLEVIPYRLCDGEAVEPRAHLTVDLTALVPGTGALEGRLAPLKLELVVDLFEPPQRVAFRERVVELRASGSSEKKVAAQLGLTVTATQRAASLDRLMDEKGLADPYVRMTGPLEDSKRTRRHRHPRYRFEPLAGWSPSDVDGPRAA comes from the coding sequence ATGAGCGGTCGCCTCGACCCGCCCCTGGCCCCGAGGTCCGGCCAGGTCCTCCGCGTCCTCATGGTCTGCCGGATCAGCACCGAGCAGCAGGACGTAAAGAGCCTCGCCGACCAGGAGGCCATGCTCCGCGACCACCTCGCGGCCGCCTACGAGGGCCGCGTCGATGTGAAGGTGATCGCCAGCCGGGGCTCCGGCCAGCACCTCGACCGCGTGGAACTGCTCGAGATCGAGCGGCTTATCGAGGGCCGCGGCTTCGACCTGGTCGTCGCCGAGGACCTGGCCCGGATCTGCCGCCGCGCCCACGCCTACGAGATCTGCGAGCTGGCCCAGGACCACGGGGCCCGGCTGATCGCCGTCAACGACTTCGTCGATACCGCCCGCGACGACTGGCACCTCGGGGCCTTCTTCAACGTCTTCCGCCACGAGGCCTCCTGCCGCGACACCTCCCGGCGGATCCGCCGCTCGCTGCGCAATCGGTTCGCCCAGGGCGGCGTGGTCCAGACCCTCGTCTACGGCTACATCAAGCCGCCGGGGGCCGCGTCCGACGCCGACGTCGTCAAGGCCCCCGAGGCCGAGGCGATCTACGACGAATGGTTCCGGCTCCTCGAGGGCGGCGCCACCTACGCCGAGGTCGCGGACTGGCTCAACGGCCTGGGCGTCCGCCCCGGGCCGGCCTGCCGTTCGGCGACCTGGAACATCGCCCGGGTCCGCGGCGCCACGCTCAACCCGATCCTCAAGGGCGAAAGGGTCCGCAACAGGATGATCGCGAAGCGGACGAACAAGACGGGCCGCTCGCACAACGTCCCGGCCCCTCCCGAGGACCTGCTGGTGCGGCACGTCCCGCACCTGGCGTTCATCGATCCGGATCGCTACGACCGCGTCGTCGCGCTGATCAAACGCCGCACCGCGAAGTACAAGGCCAAGGGCCTGGACGCCCGCAAGGGCGTCTCGCGAAAGCGGACGGCCTTCCCCGGCCAGCACCTGACTTGCGGGATCTGCGGGCGGCTCTGCTACTACGGCGGCCACGGACGGGCCGATCACCTGATCTGCAGCGGGGCCCGGGACCACCGCTGCTGGAACGGCGCGACCGTCGGGGCCGGCCTGGCCGCCCGCATGATCGCGCGGGCGGTCCTGGCCGGGGTGGAAGGGATGTGCGACTTCGACGCAGCCCTCCGCTCCGAGCTGGAGCGGGAGGTCGAGCTGGTCGAGGCCGAGCAGGGCAGGACGGCCGCGGGCCTGCGTCGCGACGCGGCCGAGGCGGCCCGCCAGGTCGACAACGTCGTCGCCGCGATGACGGCCGCCGGGCCGAGCGCGGCGTTGGTGGAGAAGCTCCACGAGCTGGAAGCCGAGCGCGAGCGGCTGGACTTCGAACTGGCCGAGTTGGCGCGGACGCCGGCCGAGCCGCTCGTGCTGCCGACGAAGGAGCGGCTCCGGGCCCTGGCCGGCGAGGCGTTCGAGGGTCTCCTGACCGACTCCCAGGAGGCCGCCCGGCTGGCCCGGCGGCTGCTGCCGAGGCTGGAAGTGATCCCCTACCGGCTCTGCGACGGCGAGGCCGTCGAGCCCCGGGCCCACCTGACGGTCGACCTGACGGCGCTGGTGCCCGGCACCGGGGCGCTCGAGGGCCGGCTGGCCCCGCTGAAGCTCGAGCTGGTCGTCGACCTCTTCGAGCCGCCCCAGCGGGTCGCCTTCCGCGAGCGGGTGGTCGAGCTGAGGGCCTCCGGATCGTCCGAGAAGAAGGTCGCCGCGCAGTTGGGACTGACAGTGACCGCCACCCAACGGGCGGCCTCGCTGGACCGCCTGATGGACGAGAAGGGCCTGGCCGACCCCTACGTCCGCATGACCGGGCCGCTCGAGGACTCGAAAAGGACTCGTCGGCACCGCCACCCCCGCTACCGCTTCGAGCCGCTGGCCGGCTGGTCGCCCAGCGACGTCGACGGCCCCAGGGCCGCCTGA